One segment of Triticum aestivum cultivar Chinese Spring chromosome 2A, IWGSC CS RefSeq v2.1, whole genome shotgun sequence DNA contains the following:
- the LOC123191665 gene encoding uncharacterized protein encodes MQGGCIADIGSCGTGFDFASGSVRTKKFQTKGSELADRKGEKNKAMPRAPSICCSSIDEALSFSYRARCNKRLALFNAPLDPVLKMSFALLGAGSEYRM; translated from the exons ATGCAAGGAGGATGTATAGCTGATATAGGATCTTGTGGAACTGGATTTGATTTTGCAAGCGGTTCGGTACGAACGAAGAAATTTCAAACAAAAGGATCAGAACTCGCTGATAGGAAAGGAGAGAAAAACAAAGCAATGCCAAGAGCTCCGTCAATCTGCTGTTCATCGATAGACGAAGCTCTCTCTTTTTCATATCGTGCCAGATGCAACAAAAGATTAGCCCTTTTTAATGCACCACTTGACCCTGTTTTGAAAATGAGCTTTGCTCTTCTGGGCGCTGG TTcagagtaccggatgtga